From the Trifolium pratense cultivar HEN17-A07 linkage group LG4, ARS_RC_1.1, whole genome shotgun sequence genome, the window TCTGAAAACAGCAACATGGAAAAATGGAAGTGATTGTTGTTCATGGAATGGTGTCACATGTGACACCATCTCCGGTCACGTGGTTGGTCTCAACCTTGGCTGCGAAGGCATTCAAGGTATATTACATCCTAACAGTACTCTTTTCTATCTTACTCACCTTCGAACACTCGACCTTTCTAACATTGATTTCACCGACTCTCAATTTCAATCTCATCTTCATTTTAAGTTTGGTAGGTTTCTAAGTCTTACACATCTTGACTTATCTGCTTGTTACTTTCAAGGTGAAGTTCCTATTCAAATCTCACATCTTTCCAAATTAGAATCACTTCGTCTCTCTGGGAATGTCGAGTTAGTTTGGAGAGAGACTACCTTGAAGAGACTTGTACAAAATGCAACAAATTTAAAAGAGCTATATTTGGATCAAACAAACATGTCTTCAATAAGACCAAATTCCATGGAATTTCTCTTTAATCAATCTTCCTCTTTGGTTACTCTTAATCTTCAACAATCAGGATTAAGtggaaaattgaaaaagagtcttcTTTGTTTACCAAATATTCAGGAGCTAGATATGTCAGAAAATGATAACCTTAAAGGCCAACTTCTAGAATTGAGTTGCAGCATTTCTCTAAGAATCTTGAGTCTCTCAGATTGTCTATTCAAAGGGCCAATTCCTGTATCTTTTTCTAACTTCACACACCTTACTTCCTTATCTATTTCAAACAATAATCTTAATGGTTCAATCCCATCGTCACTTTTAACTCTTCCACGTCTAACTTATCTTAGTGTTTATGACAATGATCTTAATGGTCAAATCCCAAATGTATTTCCTAAGTcaaatagatttcaatatttatACTTGCATAACAACAAAATCGGAGGTCTAATTCCAACGTCACTTTCAAACCTGCAACAACTTACTGACTTTAGcctttcaaacaattttttttccggTAAAATCCCAGATGTGTTTGGTAGGATGACTGAACTTCAATACCTCTCTCTAGATTCAAACAATTTAGAAGGACAAATTCCATCTTCATTATTCACTCTGACTCAACTTGATACATTAGACTGTTCTTATAACAAATTAGAGGGCCCCCTGCCCAGCAAAATTACAGGGTTTCGAAAGCTAATTAGGTTGAAATTAAATGACAACTTGCTAAATGGAACAATTCCTCCCTCCTTTTTATCTTTGCCTTCTTTGGTAGATTTAAATCTAACAAATAATCGACTAACAGGACATATCAGTGCAATCTCATCGTATTCGTTAGAGACACTATCTCTATGCGGCAACCAGCTACAAGGCAATATTCCAGATTCAATTTTCAACCTTGCAAACCTATATACACTATGTCTATCATCAAACAACTTGAGTGGTATTGTTGATTTTCGACACTTTTCCAAACTTATGAATTTGGAGTTTCTGTCTCTTTCACATAATAGCCaattatcattaaaatttgaatccaATGTCCATTACAAATTTTCTCAACTTAAGGAATTGTATTTGTCTTCTTTGAGTTTGACTGAATTTTTCCAATTATCAGGAAAATTCTCAAATTTGGTTTCTCTTGATTTGTCCaataacaaacttaatggaAGGGTGCCCAGTTGGTTGATCGAAACATCGGCATCTTTGAACCTCTCTCAGAATTGTTTCACTTCAATTGACCAAATCTCAAGGAATATTGACCGCCTTGCAGTCCTTGATCTTAGTTTTAACTTACTGCATGGTGAACTCTCTATGTCAATTTGTAATACAACTTCCCTTCAATTACTCAATTTGGCACACAATCAGTTGAATGGTAACATTCCACAATGTCTTTCAAATTTACCCTCCCTTAACATTTTGGATCTACAAATGAACAAATTTCATGGAACTTTGCCAAGTAACTTTTCAAAAGAAAGTATGCTTCGCACTTTGAATCTCTATGGCAATCAATTAGAAGGGACATTGCCTAATTCTTTATCCAACTGCACATATCTGGAATTATTAAATCTTGGCAACAACAAAATACAAGACAAATTTCCTGACTGGCTTCAAACTCTGCCATATTTGAATGTACTGGTTTTTCGAGACAATAAGTTGTACGGTCCCATTGCAAATATAAAGATCAAGCATCCATTTCcaaatttaatcattttttatatctCAGGCAATAACTTTAGTGGTCCACTACCAAAagcttatttaaaaaattatgaagcCATGATGATTGTTCCACAAGTCGGAGAGAAGACCAATTTGCAATACATGGACATGTACAGGTTGAATTCTACTGATTACTATGATTCTGTGACTATTGCAACAAAAGGGATCAATATAACACTAGTGAAAATTCCAACAATCTTTGTAAGTATTGATTTGTCAAGAAACAAATTTGAAGGAGAGATACCATATGTTATTGGAGAGCTTGGTGCACTCAAAGGGCTTAACCTTTCCCATAACAGACTCAATGGTCCTATTCCTCAATCCATAGGAAACTTGACAAACTTGGAATCGCTGGATCTCTCGTCAAATATGCTCACCGGTGTGATTCCTTCGGAATTAACGAATCTTAACAGTCTTGAAGTCTTGGATCTTTCCAATAACCATCTTGTGGGAGAAATACCTCAAGGAAAGCAATTCAACACATTTACAAATGATTCATATGAAGGAAACTTGGGGTTATGTGGAATTCCATTATCAAAGAAATGTGGACCTGAACAACATTCTCCACCTTCAGCCAACAAGTTTTGGAGTGAAGAgaaatttggatttggatggAAAGCAGTGGCAATTGGATATGGATGTGGATTTGTGATTGGAATAGGCATTGgatattttgtgtttttaattggAAAGCCAAGATGGCTTGTGATGATATTTGGTGGGCAGCCTAAGAGAAGAGTGAATAGGAGAAGGACAAGGCTGAGGAGGACCAATGTTTCAACTCAGATGGTGCAAATGTCATAGTTTCATTTTTGTGGTTATTTTCTGTATTGTGTGTTACTTTTTACTTTCTTAGTGTTACAATCACATCACTCTGGTTTAATATAGCTAGTTTGATTTTGGGCTGTAAGTTTGTACTTTGAATgtattttgtgtttttaattaataaaattgcaAGTTTATACATATGTAATTTTGCAGCGGAATTTTTGTCATTTTCAGAAGCAAATTTCTAGTAGTGAGGataattctttttaattttttaacatttattaggaatctatttttaatatttaaactgGACCTTCAAATAGTCAAGACCGGCACTACCTGATTATAGATATGCCATAACTTTATATCTGCGACAATGGTTACAAACTTACAATACTGTTATTGAGGGAGACTGGATTCTTATGTTCTTGATGATGATGGTCCAATGTTGCTGCTAATGATGATGTTGTAGTGTGGTTCTTGGATATTGATGTGAGATCCACATCTACAACCCACTTATTGTGATGTAAGTTAAAACATTCCACTTCATCAAAAATTTGGGTGTAAAATCTAATTTTAGATATTCAAATAAATAGAGATATAACATAGTAAAATTAGAAATATGAGGACAAAAAATCTAGAAATTTGAAGTGTATGAAGGattataattcaaaattttggtgaaatagaaaatattaatattaaaactaattggctgttttaaaaaaaaatacaattaagaaAGAATATTTTTACCTTTTTCAAGTCAATGTGTAGTGTAGACATCTTTGAAAATTAAAAGTCAGTATCGAGCACCACCCACCACCACCATAACTTAATGGGCGGgcttgaaaatgaaaaaaagtttgatggtttctctcccaacccccctcaattcttttctaccccccaaaaatccaagtTTCCCCTTGcagtttgaaacatttttgccaaaaaacttcggttcgtattcaccgaagccaaatattagaccatttcggtaactgcaaaccgaacattagcgttttcggtacacaaaaaacgaacgtcagtttgttcggtatctgcgaaccgaaatgtcatagatttcggtacgttggtcgctggaattaggccattttcggtagaagtttaccgaaataattatttcggtacctgcgaaccgaaatgtcccagatttcggtaagtggttaccgaaatttatcagaatgtcagcttatttcggttcgtataaaccgcagtacccccaggggcaaaaacggaaattcagggggtagaaaagaattgaggggggttgggagagaaaccatcaaaaAGTTTTTCCAAACTTAAAATATTCCCCAACTTTAGTTATGCTTGTAACGTGTCAATAAGATATATGTAATTGTAACCTAATTTTTAGGAAAGAAagtggaaggaaaaaaaatacggAAATATGAAAGAACTTGGACTAACACTACTAGTCCAAGTTTATTCATCTGTTTCCTAGATGGCTTGTGATGATATTTGGTGGTCAGCCTAAGAGAAGAGTGAACAGAAGAAGGACTAGAGGGAGGAGGACTAATGGTTCAACTCAGATGGTGCAAATGTCCTAGTTTCACTTTTGTGGTTATTTTTTCTAATGTGTGTGTTACTTTTTACTTTCTTAGTGTGACAATCATATCACTCTTGTTTAATATAGCTGCTAGTTTGATTTTGGGTTGTAAGTTTGTAATCTGAATgtattctttgtttttatttaataataacattGCAAGTTTATCCATATGTTTGTATGTAGCTTGAATTCACTTTTTATCCAAAACCTGTAAAAATACAGTTTATACTTCTCTTTTGAACAAAATATACTGCTGTTAACTTTCTATGATTGCATAACAGAATACAAGATAGAATTTTTACTTTTCAAGCTTCCCAATTATAGTTTTCAATTATGTAAAAGTAATTATATCTTTGAAAAAAGAATCTCAATTATCAATTTTTCATGCATCCGATTTTCCACTTATGTGCTTACGTGACCGCCACTTTCTTAAGGGACCAAGACTTTGAGACCATGACACTTGCCACTTGGACCAATTCgtgattttgttttagtttgttaaataaattggaattaaatgaaaaattggtaCCATATATATAGGTTTGCTGACAGTTTAGTTCATGCAGTCTTGGCTTCTACCAAATGGATAAGATTGCTGACAGTTTAGTTCATACTCTTTAGGGaaacaatttattcaaaaaaaagtCTTAGTTCATACACTTTTTCCTACAGTCTTAGTTCATACACTTTTGAATGTTTTGGTTCTCCCTTTTTTCATGTGGCGGCATCTATGATTGTAAAGATATTACTTAGGAAAACAGTTTCATATATTTCTTTTGGAGTAATTTGAGGTCAAATGTTGGTCTTCCATTTTCCATCCATCTCTCCTGATTGTGGCGAACCTCAGAAAACAGCAACATGGAAAAATGGGACCGATTGTTGTTGGTGGCATGGTGTCATATCATATGTGACACCATCTCTGGTCACGTGGTTGGCCTCAACCTTGGCTGTGAAGGCCTTGCAGGTGAATTACATCCTAACAGTACCCTTTTCCATCTTGCTCACCTCCAATCACTTAAGCTTTCTTATAACGATTTCTCTGACTCTCATTTTCATTTTAAGTTTGGTAGGTTTCCAAGTCTCACACATCTTGACTTGTCTGAGTGTAACTTTGAAGGTGAAGTTCCTCTTCAAATCTCACATCTTTCCAAATTAAAATCACTTCATCTGTCATGGAATTATAAGTTAGTTTGGAAAGAGACTACCTTGAAGAAGCTTGTTTTGCAGGACACAAATATGTCTTCTATAAGACCAAACTCCATGGAATTGATGATCTTCAATCAATCTTCCTCTCTGGTCACTCTTAATCTTGAAAACACAAAATTAAGtggaaaattgaaaaagagcCTTATTTGTTTACCAAATATTCAAGAGCTAGATATGTCAGGAAATGACAACCTTGAAGGCCAACTTCCAGAATTGAGTTGCAGCACTTCTCTCATAATCTTGGATCTTGAATAACAACTTACTAAATGGAACAATTCCTTCTTTGTGTTTTTCCTTGCCATCTTTGACAGCAATAGATCTATCAAACAATCGACTTACAGGGCATATCGATGACGCATTCTCATCAAATTCTTTAGAGTTACTGTATCTAAATAACAACATGTTACAAGGATCCTCCTGTGATATGCCATACCAAGGAACAAAATGTACGAATTCTGTGACTCTGACAACAAAAGGGATCAAAATGACACTGGTGAGAATTCCAAAATTGTTTGTAAGTATTGATTTCTCAAGAAATAAATTTGAAGGAGAGATTCCAAATGTTATTGGAGAGCTTCATGCACTCAAAGGCCTTAACCTTTCCCATAATAGACTCATCGGTCATATTCCCCAATCCATCGGAAACTTGACATACTTGGAATCTTTGGATCTTTCCTCAAATATGTTAACCGGTGTCATTCCTACAGAATTAACTAATCTGAATAGTATTGAAGTCTTGAATCTTTCCAATAACCATCTAGTGGGAGAAATACCTCAAGGAAGGCAGTTCAATACATTTACAAATGATTCATACGAAGGAAACTTGGGGCTATGTGGATTTCCATTGTCAAAGAAATGTGGACCTGAACCTCATTCTCCGCCTCCACCTCCAGCCAACAA encodes:
- the LOC123882337 gene encoding receptor-like protein 36, which translates into the protein MKQNQLFMSWLLLCIHLLFFQFPSFSSSFNFLCHHDESDALLQFKSSFTLLPDYDFGFGCFGDDCCSYYHLKTATWKNGSDCCSWNGVTCDTISGHVVGLNLGCEGIQGILHPNSTLFYLTHLRTLDLSNIDFTDSQFQSHLHFKFGRFLSLTHLDLSACYFQGEVPIQISHLSKLESLRLSGNVELVWRETTLKRLVQNATNLKELYLDQTNMSSIRPNSMEFLFNQSSSLVTLNLQQSGLSGKLKKSLLCLPNIQELDMSENDNLKGQLLELSCSISLRILSLSDCLFKGPIPVSFSNFTHLTSLSISNNNLNGSIPSSLLTLPRLTYLSVYDNDLNGQIPNVFPKSNRFQYLYLHNNKIGGLIPTSLSNLQQLTDFSLSNNFFSGKIPDVFGRMTELQYLSLDSNNLEGQIPSSLFTLTQLDTLDCSYNKLEGPLPSKITGFRKLIRLKLNDNLLNGTIPPSFLSLPSLVDLNLTNNRLTGHISAISSYSLETLSLCGNQLQGNIPDSIFNLANLYTLCLSSNNLSGKFSNLVSLDLSNNKLNGRVPSWLIETSASLNLSQNCFTSIDQISRNIDRLAVLDLSFNLLHGELSMSICNTTSLQLLNLAHNQLNGNIPQCLSNLPSLNILDLQMNKFHGTLPSNFSKESMLRTLNLYGNQLEGTLPNSLSNCTYLELLNLGNNKIQDKFPDWLQTLPYLNVLVFRDNKLYGPIANIKIKHPFPNLIIFYISGNNFSGPLPKAYLKNYEAMMIVPQVGEKTNLQYMDMYRLNSTDYYDSVTIATKGINITLVKIPTIFVSIDLSRNKFEGEIPYVIGELGALKGLNLSHNRLNGPIPQSIGNLTNLESLDLSSNMLTGVIPSELTNLNSLEVLDLSNNHLVGEIPQGKQFNTFTNDSYEGNLGLCGIPLSKKCGPEQHSPPSANKFWSEEKFGFGWKAVAIGYGCGFVIGIGIGYFVFLIGKPRWLVMIFGGQPKRRVNRRRTRLRRTNVSTQMVQMS